From the genome of Populus trichocarpa isolate Nisqually-1 chromosome 15, P.trichocarpa_v4.1, whole genome shotgun sequence, one region includes:
- the LOC7453795 gene encoding transcription factor MYB35: protein MGRHSCCLKQKLRKGLWSPEEDEKLLNYITRFGVGCWSSVPKLAGLQRCGKSCRLRWINYLRPDLKRGMFSQQEEDLIISLHEVLGNRWAQIAAQLPGRTDNEIKNLWNSYLKKKLMKQGIDPTTHKPLCQVGVKEEKDCTEKASFQIPQSKGLPIVSNFTAQEPAFLINDTTYNSSGLPEVSREQFLNKQAYDPLSYFEFPAGIDLTGYNPSLSSVYHPTVRSLDQNQFETSSNFGFTSMPSLTSFDHGSMSGTDFSDNSASRMSSMFLNEAKESSSNSSNISNYAGYQMNNMVENAAAFSSWDSDDHKLESVFQYHQVNGVKTEELKPSPWHEAGRLHTHQNSVDFNSYPLTSLSEDITGANFDVFHQI from the exons ATGGGACGACATTCTTGTTGTTTAAAGCAAAAATTAAGGAAAGGTTTGTGGTCACCTGAAGAAGATGAGAAACTACTCAATTATATAACTAGATTTGGTGTTGGTTGCTGGAGTTCTGTTCCTAAGCTAGCTG GTCTGCAAAGGTGTGGAAAGAGTTGCAGGTTGAGATGGATAAACTACCTGAGACCTGATCTTAAAAGAGGAATGTTCTCTCAGCAAGAGGAGGATCTAATAATCAGTCTTCATGAAGTTTTGGGTAACAG GTGGGCTCAAATTGCTGCACAGTTACCAGGAAGAACAGATAATGAGATTAAGAACTTATGGAATTCCTATCTGAAGAAGAAGCTTATGAAGCAAGGTATTGACCCAACAACCCACAAGCCTCTATGTCAAGTGGGGGTGAAAGAGGAGAAGGATTGTACAGAGAAGGCATCTTTCCAAATACCACAGTCTAAAGGGTTGCCAATCGTATCAAACTTCACTGCACAAGAGCCAGCATTTCTCATTAATGATACTACTTACAATAGCAGTGGATTACCAGAAGTTTCAAGAGAGCAATTTCTCAACAAGCAAGCCTATGATCCTTTATCCTACTTTGAATTCCCTGCCGGTATTGATCTTACTGGGTATAATCCAAGCCTTTCAAGTGTGTATCATCCAACTGTTAGATCTCTTGATCAAAACCAATTTGAAACAAGTTCCAACTTTGGATTCACTTCAATGCCAAGTTTAACAAGTTTTGACCATGGAAGTATGAGTGGGACGGATTTCTCCGATAACTCGGCTTCAAGAATGAGTTCAATGTTCTTGAACGAGGCAAAGGAAAGTTCCAGTAACAGTTCAAACATCAGCAATTATGCAGGATACCAGATGAACAATATGGTGGAGAATGCAGCAGCTTTCTCATCATGGGATTCTGATGATCATAAGTTAGAGTCGGTGTTTCAATATCACCAAGTCAATGGGGTCAAGACAGAAGAATTGAAGCCTAGCCCATGGCATGAAGCTGGACGGCTCCATACTCATCAGAATTCAGTAGATTTCAATAGCTATCCGTTAACGTCGCTGTCAGAAGATATAACAGGA